From a single Photobacterium gaetbulicola Gung47 genomic region:
- a CDS encoding N-acetylmuramoyl-L-alanine amidase (COG0860,COG3409), protein MEFYKPKRSIEVVFLHCSASDSPAHDNVETMRKWHLARKWHDVGYHYFIRKDGLIETGRDIEKIPAAQLGYNQGSIAICLHGLKPELFTEQQFNSLISLCRQINEAYENQIIFRGHCEVSNKACPVFDYRTVLGLDHFGEMTYASNPHFKESPARILHGTLKLTSFGAEVLVLQQRLNQTLQTALAEDGIFGQQTKSAVMAFQEKRSITVDGVVGPATWQQLLST, encoded by the coding sequence ATGGAATTCTATAAACCCAAGCGTAGTATCGAAGTGGTATTTCTACACTGCAGTGCCAGTGACAGTCCAGCACATGATAATGTCGAAACCATGAGGAAATGGCACCTTGCAAGGAAGTGGCATGATGTCGGATACCATTACTTTATTCGAAAGGACGGACTTATCGAAACTGGCCGGGATATTGAAAAAATACCGGCCGCACAACTCGGCTACAATCAAGGGTCAATAGCCATCTGTCTTCATGGCCTAAAACCAGAGCTATTTACTGAGCAGCAGTTTAATTCTTTAATTTCACTCTGCAGGCAGATTAACGAAGCCTATGAAAACCAAATCATCTTCCGCGGTCATTGCGAAGTGTCAAACAAAGCTTGCCCGGTATTTGACTATCGTACAGTACTTGGCCTAGACCACTTTGGTGAGATGACATACGCATCCAACCCTCACTTTAAAGAGTCACCAGCCCGAATACTGCATGGAACACTTAAACTCACCTCTTTTGGCGCTGAAGTACTTGTACTGCAACAGCGCCTAAACCAAACATTACAAACGGCGTTAGCAGAGGATGGGATATTCGGTCAGCAGACAAAATCTGCGGTCATGGCCTTTCAGGAAAAAAGAAGTATTACTGTTGATGGTGTAGTAGGTCCAGCCACCTGGCAACAGTTGCTCTCAACCTAA
- a CDS encoding hypothetical protein (COG3409), with protein sequence MTDKTQLPAISVGKLFTSTIANIAEVRNQLDFTGTVDVGVTLNTTLKDNTGVLLVPFKGKDTSHSTIEVKLATRIHLSEVEKTLHFIYQGELRLGDKGPKVKALQRKLNQLLNLSLKVDGDFGKNTADAVKAFKYLQNLPFDSVLDEVAGMKLMKLPHL encoded by the coding sequence ATGACTGACAAAACCCAGCTACCGGCAATATCGGTAGGTAAGCTTTTTACTTCAACTATTGCCAATATTGCCGAGGTACGTAACCAACTTGACTTCACTGGCACTGTCGATGTGGGTGTCACCCTAAACACGACGTTGAAGGATAACACCGGCGTTCTGCTCGTGCCCTTCAAAGGTAAAGATACCAGTCACTCAACAATTGAAGTGAAACTAGCTACCCGAATACACCTATCAGAAGTAGAAAAAACACTACATTTCATTTACCAGGGTGAGCTGCGTCTAGGAGATAAAGGGCCCAAGGTCAAAGCATTACAAAGAAAGTTAAACCAACTACTTAACCTAAGCCTAAAGGTTGACGGCGATTTTGGGAAAAACACAGCCGATGCCGTCAAAGCCTTTAAGTACCTGCAAAACCTCCCATTCGATAGTGTTCTCGACGAAGTTGCAGGCATGAAGCTAATGAAGCTCCCCCACCTATAG